A region of Drosophila mauritiana strain mau12 chromosome 3L, ASM438214v1, whole genome shotgun sequence DNA encodes the following proteins:
- the LOC117141243 gene encoding uncharacterized protein LOC117141243 isoform X2: protein MSNQRTITDLPLEVLDIIFSNLRNLRDKLRLAQVDDYLGKAFSYHSRNDFKKFSPKIHFPVRLYRVLLANCGPSIVEFTCGSDTWSDVLAKSIAKYCPNLETVNICASLRNSHSLQFFLLNLANSLISVELKLNDSCQSPRILNAVAELKHLKKFLYEGYIDRGVNQLCKLVDLEELQLIYQGRGYRCRAVNLLQICGNMTNLRRLTVSNISISQPESFHPMIWPNLKDLKMQNCEISTVIPDCPKLKSLYIKFCKCRIKGYVCSFILKNGNNIEEIDESCEPAPFDGQSFLQVIRSCPKLRVLSTQMGGIKIYQAFVTSVVDILKETASTRKEPFELILYCRDKLRWFRRFLQRTSNPEVIHTLYLYKF from the exons ATGAGCAATCAACGGACTATAACCGATTTACCACTCGAAGTGCTCGATATCATATTTAGTAACTTACGAAACCTAAGGGACAAACTTCGACTGGCGCAGGTTGATGATTATCTAGGAAAAGCGTTTTCGTACCACAGCCGCAATGATTTCAAAAAGTTCTCaccaaaaatacattttcccGTTCGACTTTATCGAGTTCTGCTGGCGAACTGTGGCCCTTCTATTGTGGAATTTACCTGTGGATCGGACACCTGGAGCGATGTGTTGGCCAAATCGATTGCGAAGTACTGTCCCAACCTGGAGACGGTGAACATCTGTGCTTCATTAAGAAATAGTCACAGTCTTCAATTTTTTCTGTTGAACTTGGCGAATTCTTTAATATCGGTCGAACTGAAGCTCAACGATAGTTGCCAATCGCCGAGGATACTTAATGCCGTGGCCGAGCTGAAGCACTTGAAAAAATTCTTGTATGAAGGATACATTGATCGGGGAG TTAATCAGCTGTGCAAACTGGTTGATCTGGAGGAGCTGCAACTCATCTATCAAGGTAGAGGATACAGATGCAGAGCAGTTAATCTTCTTCAAATTTGCGGAAATATGACAAATCTCCGGCGTTTGACTGTGAGCAATATATCTATATCTCAACCAGAAAGCTTCCATCCCATGATATGGCCAAACTTAAAGGATTTGAAAATGCAAAATTGCGAAATCTCCACAGTGATACCCGATTGTCCCAAGCTGAAAAGCTTATATATCAAATTCTGCAAATGTAGAATCAAAGGATACGTATGCagttttattttgaaaaacgGCAATAATATCGAGGAAATCGATGAGAGCTGTGAACCGGCACCATTTGATGGGCAGAGTTTCCTTCAAGTTATTCGCAGCTGTCCAAAATTGCGAGTGTTGTCCACTCAAATGGGTGGTATCAAGATCTACCAAGCTTTTGTTACATCCGTAGTGGATATTCTCAAGGAGACCGCATCAACGCGGAAAGAACCATTCGAACTGATATTGTACTGCCGGGACAAGCTCAGATGGTTTCGACGATTT TTACAACGGACTTCTAATCCTGAAGTGATTCATACGCTTTACCTGTACAAGTTTTAA
- the LOC117141243 gene encoding uncharacterized protein LOC117141243 isoform X1, with amino-acid sequence MSNQRTITDLPLEVLDIIFSNLRNLRDKLRLAQVDDYLGKAFSYHSRNDFKKFSPKIHFPVRLYRVLLANCGPSIVEFTCGSDTWSDVLAKSIAKYCPNLETVNICASLRNSHSLQFFLLNLANSLISVELKLNDSCQSPRILNAVAELKHLKKFLYEGYIDRGVNQLCKLVDLEELQLIYQGRGYRCRAVNLLQICGNMTNLRRLTVSNISISQPESFHPMIWPNLKDLKMQNCEISTVIPDCPKLKSLYIKFCKCRIKGYVCSFILKNGNNIEEIDESCEPAPFDGQSFLQVIRSCPKLRVLSTQMGGIKIYQAFVTSVVDILKETASTRKEPFELILYCRDKLRWFRRFVSGIYHMFILRTLFVVNFRLSVTTDF; translated from the exons ATGAGCAATCAACGGACTATAACCGATTTACCACTCGAAGTGCTCGATATCATATTTAGTAACTTACGAAACCTAAGGGACAAACTTCGACTGGCGCAGGTTGATGATTATCTAGGAAAAGCGTTTTCGTACCACAGCCGCAATGATTTCAAAAAGTTCTCaccaaaaatacattttcccGTTCGACTTTATCGAGTTCTGCTGGCGAACTGTGGCCCTTCTATTGTGGAATTTACCTGTGGATCGGACACCTGGAGCGATGTGTTGGCCAAATCGATTGCGAAGTACTGTCCCAACCTGGAGACGGTGAACATCTGTGCTTCATTAAGAAATAGTCACAGTCTTCAATTTTTTCTGTTGAACTTGGCGAATTCTTTAATATCGGTCGAACTGAAGCTCAACGATAGTTGCCAATCGCCGAGGATACTTAATGCCGTGGCCGAGCTGAAGCACTTGAAAAAATTCTTGTATGAAGGATACATTGATCGGGGAG TTAATCAGCTGTGCAAACTGGTTGATCTGGAGGAGCTGCAACTCATCTATCAAGGTAGAGGATACAGATGCAGAGCAGTTAATCTTCTTCAAATTTGCGGAAATATGACAAATCTCCGGCGTTTGACTGTGAGCAATATATCTATATCTCAACCAGAAAGCTTCCATCCCATGATATGGCCAAACTTAAAGGATTTGAAAATGCAAAATTGCGAAATCTCCACAGTGATACCCGATTGTCCCAAGCTGAAAAGCTTATATATCAAATTCTGCAAATGTAGAATCAAAGGATACGTATGCagttttattttgaaaaacgGCAATAATATCGAGGAAATCGATGAGAGCTGTGAACCGGCACCATTTGATGGGCAGAGTTTCCTTCAAGTTATTCGCAGCTGTCCAAAATTGCGAGTGTTGTCCACTCAAATGGGTGGTATCAAGATCTACCAAGCTTTTGTTACATCCGTAGTGGATATTCTCAAGGAGACCGCATCAACGCGGAAAGAACCATTCGAACTGATATTGTACTGCCGGGACAAGCTCAGATGGTTTCGACGATTTGTGAGTGGAATCTACCATATGTTTATTTTACGTACACTTTTCGTTGTTAACTTTCGTCTTTCAGTTACAACGGACTTCTAA
- the LOC117141244 gene encoding uncharacterized protein LOC117141244 isoform X2 translates to MTQLKELSVKGYIDENVYEIQKLVALEKLNIEHHYYLDKPDVNILRICSSLNKLRELTINNVHIMSCEEPHSKIWAELESLKLIICALTPEIPDCPNLKVLHIHYLQKSNEGYILKFILKNGRNLTTLYERCHPPIDANGFLQLLRGCPNLRYLYTPLEYIKLYAAYVSTIVEILRENEVTRENPFELVVCRRIKWKWFRRLLRRTPNAELISLYLAEEY, encoded by the exons ATGACGCAATTAAAGGAACTTTCAGTAAAAGGATACATTGACGAGAACG TTTACGAAATTCAGAAATTGGTCGCCCTGGAGAAGCTGAACATCGAACACCATTATTATCTAGACAAGCCTGATGTCAACATACTGAGAATCTGTTCGTCACTAAACAAACTACGAGAATTGACTATAAATAATGTTCATATAATGTCATGTGAAGAGCCCCACTCAAAAATATGGGCCGAACTGGAGTCCTTAAAGCTTATTATATGCGCATTAACACCCGAGATACCGGACTGTCCTAATCTAAAAGTTTTGCATATTCATTACCTCCAAAAATCCAACGAAGGctacattttaaaatttattctTAAAAATGGAAGAAATCTAACAACTTTATATGAAAGATGCCATCCACCGATCGATGCCAACGGTTTTCTCCAACTGCTTCGAGGCTGCCCCAATTTACGATATCTTTACACTCCTCTGGAATATATTAAACTCTATGCGGCCTATGTGTCTACTATTGTGGAAATTTTGAGGGAAAATGAAGTGACGCGGGAGAACCCATTTGAACTGGTTGTGTGTAGACGAATCAAGTGGAAATGGTTTCGAAGATTG CTCCGTCGGACACCAAATGCTGAATTGATAAGCCTTTATTTAGCTGaagaatattaa